GCAAGATCTTGACCTGTCTCGCCTTATCCGAAAGCCTCTTTGAAATCTCCGTTTTCATCTCAAATTTCAAATCTGAGATCTCGCATAGCGTTATATATCCGCATAAGCCCTGCCAGTAATTCATCCACCTTATCCAAGGGCCAGGAATTAGGGCCGTCGCACAGGGCCCGGTCAGGGTCCGCATGCACCTCCATAAATATGCCCTCCACCCCTACGGCCAGGGCCGCCCGGCACAAATGAGGAATAAACTCCCTTTGACCGCCGGAGCATGCGCCGCCTCCGCCAGGAAGCTGTACACTATGTGTGGCGTCAAAGATGACCGGCAGGCCACACTGATGCATGATAACCAGAGAGCGCATATCCACCACCAGGTTATTATAGCCGAATGAAGTCCCTCTCTCTGTAAGCAAGATGCGCGAGTTACCGGTGGATTTAGCTTTTTCTACTATCTGCCCGATGTCCCATGGGGCCAGAAACTGCCCTTTTTTAATATTTAGGGGTTTCATGGTAGCCGCCGCTTCCAGCACCAGGTCTGTCTGCCGGCAGAGAAAAGC
This window of the Desulfovibrionales bacterium genome carries:
- the kdsA gene encoding 3-deoxy-8-phosphooctulonate synthase, with translation MIPELAIGPIKVGGVNPPLLIGGPCVLESEESALHIADTLQESAHRHGFSYIFKASYDKANRTSLHSYRGPGLEKGLEMLARIKNRAGVLILSDVHSRAEVAPAAEVLDVLQIPAFLCRQTDLVLEAAATMKPLNIKKGQFLAPWDIGQIVEKAKSTGNSRILLTERGTSFGYNNLVVDMRSLVIMHQCGLPVIFDATHSVQLPGGGGACSGGQREFIPHLCRAALAVGVEGIFMEVHADPDRALCDGPNSWPLDKVDELLAGLMRIYNAMRDLRFEI